A single window of Leptolyngbya ohadii IS1 DNA harbors:
- a CDS encoding DUF6624 domain-containing protein produces the protein MNTQENPSDPQPMYASLANELLQMEERDQAMRNSQQWDESVDIQNTARLKQIIQEIGWPSISKVGRWAANAAWLLAQHADRDVDFQRECLDRMKQQIDDVDIKTVAYLEDRVRVNEGRSQLYGTQYHLDEQGNLVPQPIENPEEVDDRRKAVGLEPLAEYDQIMRQLHQEMEQNS, from the coding sequence ATGAACACCCAGGAAAATCCTTCTGACCCACAGCCGATGTATGCAAGTCTGGCAAATGAACTTTTGCAGATGGAGGAACGGGATCAGGCGATGCGGAACAGCCAGCAGTGGGATGAATCAGTGGATATTCAAAACACTGCCAGATTGAAGCAAATAATTCAGGAAATCGGCTGGCCCTCCATTTCCAAAGTGGGGCGGTGGGCTGCCAATGCGGCTTGGTTACTCGCTCAACACGCCGATCGCGATGTGGACTTTCAGCGGGAATGCCTCGATCGCATGAAACAGCAAATCGATGATGTCGATATCAAAACCGTTGCGTATCTAGAGGATCGGGTACGAGTCAACGAAGGACGATCGCAGCTCTACGGAACGCAGTATCACCTCGATGAGCAGGGAAATTTAGTTCCCCAACCGATCGAAAACCCAGAAGAAGTTGACGATCGCCGCAAAGCGGTCGGACTAGAACCTTTAGCGGAGTATGACCAGATAATGCGCCAACTTCATCAAGAGATGGAACAAAACTCATAA